One Physeter macrocephalus isolate SW-GA chromosome 19, ASM283717v5, whole genome shotgun sequence genomic window carries:
- the LOC114483964 gene encoding phosphatidylserine decarboxylase proenzyme, mitochondrial-like isoform X1, which translates to MAASLGTGFLRLLRGVAPWRSRCHHCEDIALSHFLQSLRKLPLRTFSTNARKIHTAPARTLSLLRPLLFLVATGGGYAGYRQYEKYQEREWEKLGLEIPPKLAGHWEKKKKVHAGTPLLAQWLRIRLPMQGTRVRPLVWEDPTCRRATKPVRHSY; encoded by the exons ATGGCGGCGTCCTTGGGGACGGGATTCTTGAGGCTGCTGCGCGGGGTCGCGCCGTGGCGGAGCAG GTGCCATCACTGTGAAGACATTGCCCTGAGCCATTTCCTTCAGTCCTTAAGGAAGCTGCCTCTCAGAACCTTTTCCACAA ATGCCAGAAAAATCCACACTGCCCCTGCCCGAACCTTGTCCCTGCTGCGCCCCCTGCTCTTTTTGGTCGCAACGGGTGGCGGGTACGCAGGTTACCGGCAGTATGAGAAGTACCAGGAGCGAGAATGGGAGAAGCTGGGCTTGGAGATCCCGCCCAAACTTGCTGGTCACTGGGAG aagaaaaagaaagttcatgCAGGGACtcccctgctggcacagtggttaagaatccgcctgccaatgcaggggacacgggttcgacccctggtctgggaagatcccacatgccgcagagcaactaaacccgtgcgccacagctactga
- the LOC114483964 gene encoding phosphatidylserine decarboxylase proenzyme, mitochondrial-like isoform X2 — protein MAASLGTGFLRLLRGVAPWRSRCHHCEDIALSHFLQSLRKLPLRTFSTNARKIHTAPARTLSLLRPLLFLVATGGGYAGYRQYEKYQEREWEKLGLEIPPKLAGHWEKRRKRKFMQGLPCWHSG, from the exons ATGGCGGCGTCCTTGGGGACGGGATTCTTGAGGCTGCTGCGCGGGGTCGCGCCGTGGCGGAGCAG GTGCCATCACTGTGAAGACATTGCCCTGAGCCATTTCCTTCAGTCCTTAAGGAAGCTGCCTCTCAGAACCTTTTCCACAA ATGCCAGAAAAATCCACACTGCCCCTGCCCGAACCTTGTCCCTGCTGCGCCCCCTGCTCTTTTTGGTCGCAACGGGTGGCGGGTACGCAGGTTACCGGCAGTATGAGAAGTACCAGGAGCGAGAATGGGAGAAGCTGGGCTTGGAGATCCCGCCCAAACTTGCTGGTCACTGGGAG aaaagaagaaaaagaaagttcatgCAGGGACtcccctgctggcacagtggttaa